GCGATTAGTCGTGATCGACCAACGCCACTGGCACCTCATCTTTATGGCCTTGAGGTGGATACCATTTACGAGTGGCGTCAAAATCTGGGTGGTTTCCAACAATTCGTAACTGCCACCTATTCGGCCCGAGGGATCGAACGCTCGACGGCTGCTGAGCTGGCTAATCAACCCGGCCTCGATGAAATTCTGGCTCTGCAACGAGTAATGGACGAGGCCCAGAGTGGACGTTGGGACGCGATAGTGCTTGATACAGCACCTACCGGTAATACCCTGCGGCTCCTGGCGTATCCCGAGATGATTATCGGTGGCGAAGCCGGCAAACGCCTCTTCCGGGTGTATCGTGGAATCGCGAATGTTGCGCGTCCTTTCCGCCGCGATCTGCCCGACGACCGCTTCTTTGAAGAGGTTGGTAAACTGCTGGAGCGGATGGATCAACTGGCCAATTTTTTAGTCAGCTCGAATGTATCGGTACGGCTAGTATTGAATCCTGAACGATTACCCCTGCTCGAAACCCGACGGGCGTACACCTTCCTGAGCCTGTATGGCTTGCAATTGGATGCCGTGTTGGTTAATAAGATTTTGCCCCACCGCACCGATCTCGGCCCATACTTTGACTACTGGGTAAATCTCCAGCAGCAGTACCTGGCCGAAATTGAAAGCAGTTTTGCCCCAACACCAATCTTCCGCACGGTGTTGCAGGGTGGCGAGCCGATTGGGGTTGAGGCGCTGCTACACGTGGGCCGGCTGACGTTTGGCGAGGTTGATCCGGGCGCGCTGTTATACGACGAACGTCCGATCTGGCTGGAGCAATGGAGTGATGATGGCGAGCCTGGTCAGTACGATCTCTGTCTGCGCCTGCCATTTCTTGATCCCGGTGAGGCAATTGAGGTCAGCCACAGTGGCCCCGACTTGACGATTGTCGTTGGTCGCCTGGAGCGTACCATCGCCTTGCCGCGCGTTTTGTACGACTGCACCCTTGGTGATTATCGGTACGAAGATGGAGTGTTGCGCCTGGCCTTCTACGAGGCAAATGTCGTGCGCACCGCCAATAAGCAGCAAGTTGAAGCAGCCTGAGCAAACTGGCTTGCTCAGGGTCGTATGGTTGATTATGCCGGTTGCCTTGAGCGCCGGTCGCGAGCACTCGCATGCGCACACTGATCTTTACTGCTCATCATCAACTCCAACAGAGCGCGGCTGCGCTCGCAACAGCCTGTCACGCCGCCCGTCGCGGCTATCGCACGCTGCTGGCGTCGAGTGGGCCAGGACACCTGATTGGGCATCTGTTGCACCAGAGCCTCGGCGCCCGCCCACTCGAACTTGAACCGAATCTCGCGGCAATGGAAATCCATCCCCACGAGGAGGTCGCACGTCGTTGGGAACAGGTGCGCCCCTCGCTTCGGAGTGGGTTGGTTGCCCGTTTGCGTGACCTCGGCCCCGATGAATTGCCCGCTTTTCCCGGTATTGATGCGGTGGCAGCAATGCTGGTTGCCGAACGTGCCCGGCAGTCAGGGCGCTTCGACCTGCTGATCCTTGATGGCCCGGCACCCGATGCACTGATCCGGGCACTGACCCTACCGGATGTGTTGCGTTGGGCAGTCCGTCTCATTTTCGGCCTCGACCGGGGGCCGGGAAAATCACGTGCTTCTCAGGAACAGGCAATGATCCCGGCGGCTATTCTGGCCCCAAGCGCCACTGCCCCCCTGCAGGAATTGCGCATTGAGCTGGAGACCCAACGGGCACGGCTGGAAACCGAAAGCGGTGCACGGGTGCGCATGGTTGTGCTGCCACCAGAGTTGCGCCTGCCGCCACTACGCTCGGCTTTAACCGCCTTTGGCCTTTATGGAATGGCCAGTGATGAAGTCATTGTGAATGGCTCACCCGATCAGGTTGATGATGAGAGCCGCCACGACTTTAGTCACGAAACCAGTCGGGCCAGACCGTTGCTGCGGATTGGACAGCTTGATCTAACGCCAACTGATCGGGATTCATGGGCTTTGCGCGGGGCAGCACTCTACCGCGATGGCGACATCTTTGCGACTGAGCCGCCGCGTCCACAAAGCAGCGAGCGAGACATGCGCCTCCTGATTCCATTCCTCGATCCCAAAGCGCTTGACATTGCTGTGGCCAGTGAAGAAGTCGTTGTCCAGCTCGGACAGATGCGTCGCCATGTACTCCTGCCTGGCCTGGTGGATGGTGGTCGGTTACGGGCCAGAGTTGAAGGGGAACAGCTTCGGTTATGGGTAGAATAGCGAAGGGGGCGCGTATGTCAGTCCTTGCCCAACCTGTTCCGTTTGAGCGACCGCCGGCGCGACCGGTTGATGCGCCACCAACGGCAAAGTATGTCGCCTACGCGAATGAAGTGGCAACCCGCCTTGCCGGTCGCCTGAGTGGCCGTGAGCGGCGACGACTGGAAGGCGAACGAGCGCTCCTGGCCCGTGCCCGATTTATTGAGTTGAACGGTGTTGTGCATCACTATCAAGACGTTGGACCTTCTGATGGTCAGCCACTCGTCCTGATCCACGGTTGGGACTGTTCGTCGTTTTGGTGGCACCACGTGGTTGATCCGCTGGCTCAAGCCGGCTATCGCGTGATCAGCTACGACTTAAAGGGACATGGCTTTTCGGATACCGATCCACGTCAGAATTATACGGTGGCCGGCTTTAGCGCCGATCTCCAGGCGTTAATCCGCGCACTCGATCTCGGTGCGGTGCATCTGGCCGCTTTTTCGCTCGGTGCGTTCGTCGGGCTACACGTCGCCGCACATCACCCGGATATGGTACGTTCGCTCATCTTCTTCAACTTCAGCCTGCTACCGTACAACAAACTGGCATCAGCGTTTGTGCCGCGTCTGCTCGATGTCGTATTTAATCGAGTGCTACGACCAATCGAACGGCGAAACCTGTGGTGGCTCCCGTTCATCTACGCACGACTGGTCATGGCGCAACATACACCGTCAATCAGCGACATTCGACTCGGCACGCTAGGGCTACGCTACTGTGATCCGGCAGCAGTCCGGGTATCGGCAACCGAATTGTCGCGCCCGGAGATTCTCAATGCAGTGGCCGAACAGGCACGCATGATCCGCCAGCCATTGTTGCTGGTAGCCGGCGCGAATGATCCCATTATGCGTCCGGCTGATGGCCGCAAACTGGTTGCATTAACTCCAAACGGCTCGTTCCTGGAAGTACCAAAATGTGGTCATTTGATTTTATTTGAGTTGCCCGAACAGGTTATTCAGATTATGCGCCTCTTTTTGAAAAGTGTTCGCTAGGGAGGGTCGTCTATGCAATTGTTGCTTCGTTCCGGCGGTCAGCAATTGATCATTGACATGGAACGTGCCGATGACCGTCCGCTGACGGTGGGCCAGTATACGTACCGTCCACGCCGCCTGGCCGGCAAGGTGCGACGGCTGGCGACCAAAATGTGGCCCGATCTGCCGCCGACAGTGCTCGCCGAACGGCTCACCTTCGAGGCCATGGATACCGTTCGCGACACTGCCTGGAGCGATAGCGGGAGTTTCTCACCACGTTCCGGTTCAGTAGTCCTGCTGGGTCGCTGGGACGAAGATGGTAGTGTTGGTATTGCACTCCACGAACTGGCCCACGAGATGCATCTGTACCACGGGGGATACGACGATAGCGACGGTGTGGTACGTGAAGCCGTGGCGATGCTGGCCGAGCGAGAAGCCGGTCTGCGCCGCACCTTTGAACGCGAACCGTACCACTCGGCATGTCAGTTAGTCGAGCAGTTGGAGTCGTTGTCTGCTTTCAATCGCCTCTCATTTCCCAAGCGTTGGGCAGAGGTGATCAGCGTAACCTCGATGGTTGGATTGGCCGATCTGGTGAACTATTACCTTGATCGGAGTGAACGCCTGGGGCTGGCCCGCTGGCTGGATCGGTTAACCAAAAATATTGACGTGCGCGATCAACTGCTGGCCCGGTTAGCAACCACATCATTACGCTACAGTCTGGCATTACGCCGGGTATTGATCAAAAAACTCGTGCGCTGCAAGCCCGAAACACCGGTGGAACAGCTACTCTACGTGCTCGACTCGATAGCAACACTTGATCGTCGCTATCCCAACGATGATCTGGAACAGATTATCAACTTCTGCTTTGCACCGTATGTGCCGCAACGTCGCCGTCTCTTTGCCTTTGGCTCGTGATAGAGAGGAGCGGGTATGAATCGCTTCAATGAGGACAACGACACCGTTCGCTGGCTACCCGGATTTGTCCGCCGATGGTTTGGTCTGACCGATGAAACGCCACAGCGCCGAGAGGCCGCCGGCCCCGGCTGGATGCCCGGCTGGCTCCAGCGCTTTTTCGGGCTGACCTACGAAGAACCGGTACGCTACACCGATGAAGGGACCCCGTCGGTGTCATCACGCACAACCTACACACCACCGCCACGCTCGTACACACCTGGTACCCCCTCGTTTACACCGACACCACGCGGGTTTGCGCCGGCGAGTTATCGACCAACGAGCGGTGAAGGTACGCCTTCGACACCGACACAACGCAGCCTGGCCGGTGATGAATTACCAACCGATATTCAGCCCATCGGCTATCTCTTACGGTCGTATGCCCGTGGTGCTCTGCCGCCGCAAGGACTGGAAGCCTTCACCCGCGAAGTGCGTACCACTACCGAAAAGGTCTTCAACTTCTACGGCCACTGGCTGCGCTTCCAGACCGAGGAACTGTTCCGTATCGGTGGCGATCTGTGCAACGCTGTCATCAATGCCTTGCCCGGTGAACCGGCCAAACCGCAGAACCAGACGATTCGTCGGATCAAGGTCGTAGCCGATAACGGCAACGGCAGCAGCAACGCCACATCGACTGCGCAAACCGGTTCAGCCGAGACCACGACTGAACCAGAGCGCTCTGAGGATAAAGAGTAAGCTATGACTCGTCCGGTGGTGATCATGGGCGGGTGGCTATCGTCACCCGCCGATTACTTCGGAATGGCGCGCATCCTGGCTGCGCCACCCTACAATCGCATCGTCTACGTTGTCAATTTCAGTCGGCTCGACTGGCTGGCACTGCGTGACCCCAACTTTGGCCCGGCGCTTGATGCCCTGGCAGCAACGGTGCAGATTGCCTTAAGCGAAACTGGCGCCGATACAATTGACTTAATCGGACACAGCGCCGGTGGCCGGATTGCCCGTGCGTATCTGGCCGATGAGCCATACCAGGGCGTTCGTTATGCCGGACACAAGGTGGTAGCAAGTTTGACAACGTTAGGTACTGCCCACGCCACCTCAGAGGTATGGGTCAAGCAATTTGCCGACTGGCTCGAAGCCCGTTATCCAGGTGCGGCATTTCCCCACATTAGATATCGGGCTGTTGCGGGGCGTAGCGTGCGTGGGCGGCGCTTTGGTTCACCGGAGGAGATGATTGCCTATCGTTCCTATGAAGTCTCGTTCGGCAACGGCAATCTCATCGGCGACGGTATCGTGCCGACCGCAGCTTGCTACCTGGCCGGTGCCGACAACCTGATCCTGGAAGGTGCCCGTCACGCACCGTACAACGCACCGGCAACCTGGTACGGGGCACGTGACGTGGTACCACTCTGGTTTGATGCCGGGTGAGGGTAGGTATGGTTCGTCCATTGGTCATCATCGGTGGGTATCTGACCAGTCCCAACGACTTTAGCGCCCTGGCCCAGGCGCTATCGCAGCCCCCATTTGATTTTCGGGTCTTCGTGACCCCCATCGGACGCCTGCGCTGGGCCTTGACCCGCGACTGGGATTTTCGCCCGGTATTGCGGATTGTCCGCGAGACGGTCGCGCAGGCTCTGCACGAAACGGGTGCCGAGACCGTCACGATTCTGGCGCACAGTGTAGGTGGAACCGTCGCCCGCATGTATCTTGGCGATCAGCCCTACAAAGGCGAGATTTATGGCGGACACCGCTTCGTCGATCACCTCATCATGCTCGGTACACCGCACCACAGTCAGGAATTCTGGACCCGGCAGACTGTCGGCTTCACCAATCGCAGTTATCCAGGCGCATATTACCGCCACATTCGCTACACCTCGATCATTGGGCGAAGCATTCAGGCCAATCGCAAAGGACGCTGGATTGAACGGATGGCCTACAACAGTTATGTCATGATCGATGGTCCTGCCGGCGCTCAAGCGTGGGGAGATGGAATTACAACGCTCCGTTGTGCAGCGTTGGCTGGAGCTGAATATCTGGTCGTGCCCGGCCTTCATCACTCACCCATCCACGGACGTCCCTGGTACGGCGACCCGGATGGGTTGCGAGAGTGGCAACGCGTGTTAATGAGATCATCACCACTTGTTGTTTGAAATGTCGCCGATTTGTACTATAATACAAATTACATGAACTCAACGCACTTTGACCGAATTATTCTGTACGTCATGGCCGCTGTGTCGGGGGTGTCGCTCGCATGTTATACCGCAGTGCTCTATCTCTGCCGGCAGGAAGCTCGTGGATCGCAACCAACACGATCAACGCTGCGCACCCGTCTTGCCAATCTGGCGCACGCTCTCGATTGGTTGATGAACCTGTTGATTGCCCTGGTTGGCATTGGGCGACTCTTTCGCGAAGAGCAATTTGGCGGACAACACCAGCCGCGCTGGTTGAAGATCTATTTTATGATCACCGGCCCTCTACCGACTATCGGTATGGTCGGCGCGATGATCACCGGACATCGCTGGGAAAAAACGATGCACCATCATCCGCATCAGCGACGGTTACATCGCATCTTTGCCTGGGTCGGCTATTTCAGTTGGTGGCTCAGCTTTATTCCGATCTTCTTCCAGCCCTGGCTCAACCGAATGGCTGCCAGGACCAATGACTCGACTTCAGTTCTTTCATAGTGGCACACATCTGTGCACGAGGGGGAATGCATGACAACGGTACCATCAGTGGATGCGACAAAAACGAACGGGACAGATCTGACCCAGCACGATCTGTTTGCGGCGACCAACCGCGCCTACGATATGGTGTTTAAAGGCACGGTTGACTTCTTCGTGATTAAAGCCGCCAAAGATTTGGGGTTGTTCGACCTGCTGGCATCTGCCCCGCGCACCCTGGCCGACTTAGCAACGCTTACCGAGACGGTACCTCCGCGCCTCGAGAAGTTTCTGATTACCATGGAACAGATTGGTCTGGTAACGCGGCAGGGTGACGCCTGGCAGTTGACGCCGTTCGCCGATCAATTTTTCGCCGATCCCGAACGCCATCGCAATATGACGATGGTACCATTCGTTGATTACATTGCTGATTTGATCGAAAATTACTATTTGCGACTTGCCGATGTCGTGCGTGGCAAGGTCGATTTTACCAGCATCGTGCCACACCCACCCCGCACCCGTGAAGACAGTCTGTTCTACGAAACCTTACACCGCTCGAACATTCAACTGTTTACTGAATTGTTGATCAAGCGCGCCCGGCTTGCCGATGTGCAGACCTTAATCGATGTTGGTGGCGGCATTGGTGATATTGCTGCCGCCCTCTGCCAGGCATTCCCCCAACTCAAAGTGACCCTGATCAACCTGCCCAGCGCCCTTGATCTGGTACGTGAAAATGTGGCGGCCAAAGGGCTAGCCGACCGCATCACTCCCGTCGCTATTGACATGTACCGCGAGCCATACCCACCTGGCGACGCCGTCCTCTTCTCGCGCATTCTCTACCCGATGAATGCGCAGTTCTGCACGATGTTGCTCAGGAAGGCTTACGATGCCCTGCCCAGCGGCGGACGAATTCTGATTCTGGATATGGTGATCAGTGATCCAAACCATCCCAACTACGACTACCTCACCCACTACCTGTGCGCGATTGGGATGGGCTTCTCGGTACTGGAATTCAAAGATCATGCCGTCTATCCAGATTTGTTGCGCCAGGTTGGATTTACCGATGTCACTCTCGATGAAGGGTACGAACACGTATTGTATCAGGCGGTCAAGCCGTAACGCGGAGTCGTGGTTTTGTGACCGGTGCAGATTCTGCCCGGCAATGCGGTAAGCAATTATGATTTCGACTGAACAACGTGTCTCGCTCAGCCGAAAAATCCGGGCACATATTGAACTTGCCGATCCGGTGACATGGATCTCGCCAGTGCTGGTCTGCTTTTGTGGCGCCCTGGCATCAGGCTACGAGCGAGGTTTTGATTGGACGCGACCCGATCACTGGTGGCTTATGCTACTGGGGGCATTAATGACCGGCCCGTTGGGTACCGGCTTCAGCCAGAGTATCAACGACTACTTTGATCGTGATCTCGACGCGATCAACGATCCGCAACGGCCCATTCCTGCCGGTATCATCTCACTGAACGAAGCCCGCTGGAACTGGATCGTACTCGGTGCGGCCACCCTTCTCGTCTCACTGGTCTTCGGCAATCCACTCATCGTTTTGTTTGCTGTGGTCGGGATCGTGTTGTCGGTGATCTACAGCATGCCGCCAATCAAGCTCAAGAAGCACTTCTGGCTTGGGCCGCCGGCAGTGGGGCTAGGCTATGTCAGTATGAGCTGGATGGCCGGGCATCTAATCTTTGCCCCACTGACCTGGCAGAGCGTGGTGGTAGCGTTGATCAATGGCGGTCTGGCAGCCGGCTTGCTCTTCCTCAACGACATCAAGAGCGTTGAGGGCGACCGGAAGCTGGGTCTGCAATCGCTCACGGTAGCAATCGGGGTGAAACGCACCCTGATCGTTGCCTACGTCACCATTAACAGCTTCGAGGCAATGCTGATGATCCTGGCGTTGATTTGGGGACAGTACTGGGTAGCGGCATTTATGTTTCTGGCCCTGGTGGCACCGATCTACAATCAGATCAAACTCTACCAGGAACCAACCCAGCAAAACTATGTTCGCTATCTACTGGCCTCAAATCCATTCGTCGCGTTGATTCAGATTATTTCGGGTTTTCTCGTAGGCGGCTATTTTGGCTGACCGTATCTAAGGAGGTGCGATGATGACAGAGAGTGAAGGCGAGGTGCGGGTACGCAGCGTACCGGTGCGACGCAACGACAGCTTCGTTGAGTCGGCGATGGAATTCGGAGGTGGGATTGTTCGGCTCGGTTTCTCGATCTTTACCCTCCCCCTGGCTCTGCTGCCGCCGGAGTCGCGCCAGCACATGCACAATGCTACCAAAGAGTTGATGTACGCCTTTGCTTCACTACCACGCGATTTCGCCGAGATTGCGGGTAAGAGCATCGAGAAATGGGCGGAAGAGGGTGAAGAGCCAAAAGGAGAGGCGAAGTAGGGCCATTTGCTCTCTTCAGAGCAGAGGAGGAGTGTAGTATGAGCAATGAGACAACAAACGAGCGCGATGGGCTGTTTGAGATGGCAGCCGGCTTCGTCGGTGGTGCTACACGGATTGGATTGACGGTAGCATCCGTACCGCTGGTCTTGCTGCCGCGCAACTCGCGCCGCCGGGTACGACGGGCGATGGCTGAAGTGGCAATGGCCGTTGTAGCTTTTCCCAAAGAGCTGGCCAACGTCTCTGAACGGGTGGTTGACGACATCTTTGCCGCCGATCCACCCCAGATCAACCTGCCCAGCCCGCAGCGTGTCGGCGAACAGGTGCGTTCGTTTACCGAGCGCCTGGCCCGTGCGGCAGAAGAGTTGGGCACCAGCTTTAGCCGGGCTGCCGGTCGTGCCGCTGATGCCGTCGAACAGGGTGCGGCGAAGGTTGATGAGTGGGTCGAAACACCACCCAAGACACCACCGGCGCCGTGATCGTTTACCGCTTGCTGAG
This genomic window from Chloroflexus aurantiacus J-10-fl contains:
- a CDS encoding esterase/lipase family protein — its product is MVRPLVIIGGYLTSPNDFSALAQALSQPPFDFRVFVTPIGRLRWALTRDWDFRPVLRIVRETVAQALHETGAETVTILAHSVGGTVARMYLGDQPYKGEIYGGHRFVDHLIMLGTPHHSQEFWTRQTVGFTNRSYPGAYYRHIRYTSIIGRSIQANRKGRWIERMAYNSYVMIDGPAGAQAWGDGITTLRCAALAGAEYLVVPGLHHSPIHGRPWYGDPDGLREWQRVLMRSSPLVV
- a CDS encoding ArsA family ATPase; the encoded protein is MTRVIIYSGKGGTGKTTLSAATAVMLAQAGRRTLVLSSDPAHSLADVMGIAISRDRPTPLAPHLYGLEVDTIYEWRQNLGGFQQFVTATYSARGIERSTAAELANQPGLDEILALQRVMDEAQSGRWDAIVLDTAPTGNTLRLLAYPEMIIGGEAGKRLFRVYRGIANVARPFRRDLPDDRFFEEVGKLLERMDQLANFLVSSNVSVRLVLNPERLPLLETRRAYTFLSLYGLQLDAVLVNKILPHRTDLGPYFDYWVNLQQQYLAEIESSFAPTPIFRTVLQGGEPIGVEALLHVGRLTFGEVDPGALLYDERPIWLEQWSDDGEPGQYDLCLRLPFLDPGEAIEVSHSGPDLTIVVGRLERTIALPRVLYDCTLGDYRYEDGVLRLAFYEANVVRTANKQQVEAA
- a CDS encoding esterase/lipase family protein: MTRPVVIMGGWLSSPADYFGMARILAAPPYNRIVYVVNFSRLDWLALRDPNFGPALDALAATVQIALSETGADTIDLIGHSAGGRIARAYLADEPYQGVRYAGHKVVASLTTLGTAHATSEVWVKQFADWLEARYPGAAFPHIRYRAVAGRSVRGRRFGSPEEMIAYRSYEVSFGNGNLIGDGIVPTAACYLAGADNLILEGARHAPYNAPATWYGARDVVPLWFDAG
- the bchU gene encoding bacteriochlorophyllide d C-20 methyltransferase BchU, whose amino-acid sequence is MTTVPSVDATKTNGTDLTQHDLFAATNRAYDMVFKGTVDFFVIKAAKDLGLFDLLASAPRTLADLATLTETVPPRLEKFLITMEQIGLVTRQGDAWQLTPFADQFFADPERHRNMTMVPFVDYIADLIENYYLRLADVVRGKVDFTSIVPHPPRTREDSLFYETLHRSNIQLFTELLIKRARLADVQTLIDVGGGIGDIAAALCQAFPQLKVTLINLPSALDLVRENVAAKGLADRITPVAIDMYREPYPPGDAVLFSRILYPMNAQFCTMLLRKAYDALPSGGRILILDMVISDPNHPNYDYLTHYLCAIGMGFSVLEFKDHAVYPDLLRQVGFTDVTLDEGYEHVLYQAVKP
- the bchG gene encoding (bacterio)chlorophyll synthase, coding for MISTEQRVSLSRKIRAHIELADPVTWISPVLVCFCGALASGYERGFDWTRPDHWWLMLLGALMTGPLGTGFSQSINDYFDRDLDAINDPQRPIPAGIISLNEARWNWIVLGAATLLVSLVFGNPLIVLFAVVGIVLSVIYSMPPIKLKKHFWLGPPAVGLGYVSMSWMAGHLIFAPLTWQSVVVALINGGLAAGLLFLNDIKSVEGDRKLGLQSLTVAIGVKRTLIVAYVTINSFEAMLMILALIWGQYWVAAFMFLALVAPIYNQIKLYQEPTQQNYVRYLLASNPFVALIQIISGFLVGGYFG
- a CDS encoding alpha/beta fold hydrolase encodes the protein MSVLAQPVPFERPPARPVDAPPTAKYVAYANEVATRLAGRLSGRERRRLEGERALLARARFIELNGVVHHYQDVGPSDGQPLVLIHGWDCSSFWWHHVVDPLAQAGYRVISYDLKGHGFSDTDPRQNYTVAGFSADLQALIRALDLGAVHLAAFSLGAFVGLHVAAHHPDMVRSLIFFNFSLLPYNKLASAFVPRLLDVVFNRVLRPIERRNLWWLPFIYARLVMAQHTPSISDIRLGTLGLRYCDPAAVRVSATELSRPEILNAVAEQARMIRQPLLLVAGANDPIMRPADGRKLVALTPNGSFLEVPKCGHLILFELPEQVIQIMRLFLKSVR
- a CDS encoding ArsA-related P-loop ATPase is translated as MRTLIFTAHHQLQQSAAALATACHAARRGYRTLLASSGPGHLIGHLLHQSLGARPLELEPNLAAMEIHPHEEVARRWEQVRPSLRSGLVARLRDLGPDELPAFPGIDAVAAMLVAERARQSGRFDLLILDGPAPDALIRALTLPDVLRWAVRLIFGLDRGPGKSRASQEQAMIPAAILAPSATAPLQELRIELETQRARLETESGARVRMVVLPPELRLPPLRSALTAFGLYGMASDEVIVNGSPDQVDDESRHDFSHETSRARPLLRIGQLDLTPTDRDSWALRGAALYRDGDIFATEPPRPQSSERDMRLLIPFLDPKALDIAVASEEVVVQLGQMRRHVLLPGLVDGGRLRARVEGEQLRLWVE